One genomic segment of Anguilla anguilla isolate fAngAng1 chromosome 2, fAngAng1.pri, whole genome shotgun sequence includes these proteins:
- the LOC118220575 gene encoding rho GTPase-activating protein 23-like isoform X1 — protein MEGMGDEESEGGNGRGGMERQIISQLAINRGTTSEPIWAKGRRDGISSSNENARPVSGEGLAWQGPRTVVLHKNSQGFGFTLRHFIVYPPESALHTSLKDEENGNGKGYQRGRLEPMDTIFVKNVRERGPAHQAGLCTGDRLVKVNGESVLGKTYSQVIALIQNSESVLELSIMPKDEDVLQLVSAYSQDAYLKGNEPYTGGAQNLPDPPPASYPRGKTQQPPAGSPPMGQNQLDNWACGPSPPLDNRSGAGGAGGRQEGRGPEPGAGPGAVSPAQHGASGPPARGRSSSSGSALASPLYFHFANHNAAIASASQPHPHPHPRGAGGGGLSNSERCQQALTDWYYSQVPERAAVSAMPPRHRSYSQDRLAELGAGLGHHRAGWPHSASQDTLLLLQQPGSAPHADPYWGWGAPYGQPTCRARSENQLAAAYERYGRSTEALDRAAATALVSPRLERPAWLQQAPPGAEGQQRPSGNHRDGAAAPPAGRQTQQQQQQQQQQAAAGRSQPRRLPPQTMDDQPVGYRSYSPSFYRKAGRLMQAHSFRDPAYSGPHFSWTPTPKTSPPDGVSPAPPPPGSSSPPDPRDGTDRERAGPGLEVGVAQAQEVVLRQKPPTGRRTSHALRHPHYALPVDAAEPPGFPAEPRDAAAAPAAPPPGDAPARRANGSLPPLPVEDDSLASIPFIDEPTSPSADLRARHVPASSVVSSAMSSAPVVTTSPVSPTFTFPLTRLFSHDCSSIKASRRSSYLLAITTERSKSCDEGLNTFREEGRVFSRLPKRVKSFFTDGSLDSLGSAEEARSKRHSTSELGNISFSDVRKEGWLHYKQILTEKGKKVGGGIRPWKHVYSVLRSHSLFLYKDKREAVMHSAAAAGSGAGGAGHGEDEQPISIRGCLVDIAYSETKRKHALRLTTQDFCEYLLQAEDRDDMLGWIKVIRENSKTDSEDLSFSRQALINKKLNDYRKHSPTGSKPDASPRVPRMKPPFLLAKMENATGAPRSPKPDGKDESSPPKSPWGINIMKKAKKSGPKAFGVRLEDCQPGINNKFIPLIVEICCGLVEDMGLEYTGIYRVPGNNAVVSSLQDQLNKGVDINPTEEKWQDLNVISSLLKSFFRKLPEPLFTDDKYNDFIDANRMEDTKDRLKTMKKLIHDLPDHYYHTLKFLVGHLKTVADHAEKNKMEPRNLALVFGPTLVRTSEDNMTDMVTHMPDRYKIVETLIQHHAWFFNEGLDKDEKTPVDTADLQPVPNIDHLLSNIGRTGVMGEASDSTNSDSAKSKGSWGSKRDLNAKDFLSLSIISAVTRKRKKRPNARLLGSSTDEDSEHEPVKANRGGRGPETPKPQGAEGAGGGDTAPRAEGEEDEEEEEEEEEEDGKGKGEEVEEEEEEEESPGRRCEEEEEVAAEDGGVGAKARPWRGPEDARSIVSGYSTLSTLGRSLASEGRGDEADDEHSELVSETDNESGFASRSLTQERPEKPARPPRSFLYSHCKAPGSAPGPAPSPGPAPAARGPPRRTSDPGDGREGRARSATPSSSSFCSSAASSAPHRLHSRPSFNSHKLIQCDTLARKKLKGDKAKARSLDLELLAPACVEEGVGPQAAREAGPGAKASSSGSQESVRPAPAPAPAPPPNPAPDSAPHRANEAASFSPGGGGQASLAEQVRARLLGSAEDVRGVGLRKPVSPETRRKKRAWRRHTVVVGTVGAGDAADAPPADDVAPGDAPPNADAVAPVADGHVGVKPKGSHRGHEQHAVGQSVRLDPELTTGPAQRAPASRFHQYL, from the exons GCAAAAGGGCGGAGAGATGGGATTTCGTCGTCCAACGAGAACGCGCGGCCGGTGTCGGGAGAGGGGCTGGCCTGGCAGGGCCCGCGGACCGTGGTCCTCCACAAGAACTCCCAGGGCTTCGGCTTCACGCTGCGCCACTTCATCGTGTACCCGCCGGAGTCCGCCCTGCACACCAGCCTCAAG gATGAGGAGAACGGGAACGGGAAGG GCTACCAGCGAGGTCGGCTGGAGCCTATGGACACCATCTTTGTGAAGAACGTGCGAGagagaggccccgcccaccaagCCGGCTTGTGCACAG GGGACCGGCTGGTGAAGGTCAACGGGGAAAGCGTCCTGGGGAAGACCTACTCCCAGGTGATCGCCCTGATCCAGAACAG TGAGAGTGTCCTGGAGCTATCTATCATGCCAAAAGATGAAGATGTGCTGCAGCTGGTAAGT GCGTACTCCCAGGATGCCTACCTGAAGGGCAATGAGCCGTACACGGGCGGAGCCCAGAACCTTCCGGACCCGCCGCCCGCCTCCTACCCTCGCGGCAagacccagcagccccccgCCGGGTCCCCTCCCATGGGCCAGAACCAGCTGGACAACTGGGCCTGCGGGCCGTCCCCTCCGCTGGACAACCGCTCCGGCGCGGGCGGCGCCGGGGGCCggcaggaggggcggggcccggaGCCGGGGGCGGGCCCCGGAGCCGTCAGCCCCGCCCAGCACGGCGCGAGCGGGCCGCCGGCGCGGGGCCGCTCGTCGTCCTCGGGGTCGGCCCTGGCGAGCCCGCTGTACTTCCACTTCGCCAACCACAACGCCGCCATCGCCTCGGCCtcgcagccccacccccacccccacccccgcggcGCCGGCGGCGGAGGCCTGAGCAACAGCGAGCGCTGCCAGCAGGCCCTGACGGACTGGTACTACAGCCAGGTGCCCGAGCGCGCCGCCGTGTCCGCCATGCCCCCGCGCCACCGCAGCTACTCGCAGGACCGGCTGGCcgagctgggggcggggctgggccaCCACCGGGCCGGCTGGCCCCACAGCGCCTCCCAGgacaccctgctgctgctgcagcagcccggctccgccccccacgCCGACCCCTACTGGGGCTGGGGCGCCCCCTACGGGCAGCCCACGTGCCGGGCGCGCTCGGAGAACCAGCTGGCGGCCGCGTACGAGCGCTACGGCCGCTCCACGGAGGCGCTGGACCGGGCGGCGGCAACGGCGCTGGTCTCGCCCCGGCTGGAGCGGCCGGCCTGGCTGCAGCAGGCCCCGCCCGGGGCCGAGGGCCAGCAGAGGCCCTCGGGGAACCACCGCGACGGCGCTGCGGCGCCCCCCGCTGGCCGGCagacccagcagcagcagcagcagcagcagcagcaggcggcGGCGGGCCGCTCCCAGCCGCGCCGGCTCCCGCCGCAGACGATGGACGACCAGCCGGTGGGCTACCGCAGCTACAGCCCGTCCTTCTACCGCAAGGCGGGCCGCCTGATGCAGGCCCACTCCTTCAGGGACCCCGCCTACTCGGGGCCCCACTTCTCCTGGACGCCCACCCCCAAAACCAGCCCCCCGGACGGCGTctcgcccgccccgcccccgcccggcTCCTCGTCCCCGCCCGACCCCCGGGACGGGACGGACCGcgagcgggcggggccggggctggaggtgggcgtggcccaGGCTCAGGAGGTGGTGCTGCGGCAGAAGCCGCCCACTGGGAGGCGGACCTCCCACGCCCTGCGCCACCCGCACTACGCGCTGCCCGTCGACGCCGCCGAGCCGCCCGGCTTCCCCGCCGAGCCCcgggacgccgccgccgcgcccgccgccccgcccccgggaGACGCCCCCGCCCGCCGAGCCAATGGCAGCTTGCCTCCTCTCCCGGTGGAGGACGACTCGCTGGCCTCCATCCCGTTCATAG ATGAGCCGACGAGCCCGAGCGCCGACCTGCGTGCCCGCCACGTGCCCGCCTCCTCGGTGGTATCCAGCGCCATGAGCTCCGCGCCCGTCGTCACCACCAGCCCCGTCTCCCCCACCTTCACTTTCCCCCTCACAAGGCTCTTCTCCCACGACTGCA GCAGTATCAAGGCCAGCCGTCGCTCTTCCTACCTGCTGGCCATCACCACGGAGCGCTCCAAGTCATGTGACGAGGGCCTGAACACCTTCCGGGAGGAGGGCCGCGTCTTCTC GAGACTACCAAAAAGAGTTAAAAGCTTTTTCACTGATGGG tccctggACAGCCTGGGCTCCGCTGAGGAAGCCCGCTCCAAGCGCCACTCCACCtcggagctgggaaacatctcCTTCAGCGACGTGCGCAAGGAGGGCTGGCTGCACTACAAGCAGATCCTCACCGAGAAGGGCAAG AAGGTGGGCGGCGGCATCCGGCCGTGGAAGCACGTGTACTCGGTGCTGCGCTCGCACTCGCTCTTCCTCTACAAGGACAAGCGGGAGGCGGTCATGCACAGCGCGGCGGCGGCCGGCagtggggccgggggggcgggccACGGCGAGGacgagcagccaatcagcatccgcGGCTGCCTGGTGGACATCGCCTACAGCGAGACCAAGCGCAAGCACGCGCTGCGCCTGACCACGCAGGACTTCTGCGAGTACCTGCTGCAGGCTGAGGACCGCGACGACATGCTCGGCTGGATCAAGGTCATCCGCGAGAACAGCAAGACCGACAGCGAG GATCTGAGCTTCTCTCGGCAAGCACTTATCAATAAGAAGCTGAACGACTACAGGAAGCACAG tccAACGGGCAGCAAGCCGGACGCCTCCCCCAGGGTCCCCCGCATGAAGCCGCCGTTCCTCCTGGCCAAGATGGAGAACGCCACGGGGGCTCCCCGCTCGCCCAAACCGGACGGCAAAG ACGAGAGCAGCCCCCCCAAGTCGCCGTGGGGGATCAACATCATGAAGAAGGCCAAGAAGTCCGGGCCCAAGGCCTTCGGGGTGCGACTGGAGGACTGCCAGCCTGGCATCAACAACAAG TTCATCCCCCTGATAGTGGAGATCTGCTGTGGGCTGGTGGAGGACATGGGCCTGGAGTACACTGGGATCTACAGAGTCCCCGGGAACAACGCCGTGGTGTCCAGCCTGCAGGACCAACTCAACAAGGGCGTCGATATCAACCCCACAGAAGAG AAATGGCAAGATCTGAATGTTATCAGTAGTTTGCTCAAGTCCTTCTTCAGGAAGCTTCCGGAACCCCTGTTCACGGATG ACAAGTATAACGACTTCATTGATGCGAACCGCATGGAGGACACAAAGGACAGGCTGAAGACCATGAAGAAACTG ATCCACGACTTGCCGGATCACTACTACCACACCTTGAAGTTCTTGGTGGGCCACTTGAAGACAGTAGCAGATCATGCAGAGAAGAATAAG ATGGAGCCGCGTAACCTGGCCCTGGTTTTTGGCCCCACGCTGGTACGCACCTCGGAGGACAACATGACCGACATGGTGACCCACATGCCCGACCGCTACAAAATCGTGGAGACGCTCATCCAGCAC catgcctggTTTTTCAACGAGGGGTTGGACAAGGACGAGAAG acCCCGGTGGACACGGCGGACCTTCAGCCCGTCCCGAACATCGACCACCTGCTGTCCAACATCGGGAGGACGGGCGTGATGGGGGAGGCCTCAG ACTCAACCAACAGCGACTCAGCTAAATCCAAG GGCTCATGGGGGTCAAAGCGGGATCTGAACGCCAAGGACTTCCTCTCGCTGTCCATCATATCCGCCGTCACCCGCAAGCGCAAGAAGCGGCCCAACGCCCGCCTACTGGGCAGCAGCACGGACGAGGACTCGGAGCACGAGCCGGTCAAGGCCaaccggggggggcggggccccgaaACGCCCAAGCcgcagggggcggagggggcggggggaggcgaCACGGCGCCCAGAGCGGAAGGCgaggaggacgaagaggaggaggaggaggaagaggaggaagacgggaaaggaaaaggggaggaggtggaggaggaggaggaggaggaggagtcccCGGGGAGGCGgtgcgaggaagaggaggaggtcgCGGCGGAGGACGGCGGGGTGGGGGCCAAGGCGCGGCCCTGGCGGGGCCCGGAGGACGCGCGCTCCATCGTGTCGGGCTACTCCACGCTCTCCACGCTGGGCCGCAGCCTGGCCTCGGAGGGCCGCGGGGACGAGGCGGACGACGAGCACAGCGAGCTGGTGAGCGAGACGGACAACGAGAGCGGCTTCGCCTCGCGCTCCCTCACCCAGGAGCGGCCCGAGAAGCCGGCCCGCCCGCCGCGCAGCTTCCTGTACTCCCACTGCAAAgcgcccggctccgcccccggccccgcccccagccctggccccgcccccgcggccCGCGGGCCTCCCCGCCGCACCTCGGACCCGGGCGacgggagggagggcagggcgCGCTCGGCCAcgccctcgtcctcctccttctgctcctccgccgcctcctccgcccCGCACAGGCTCCACAGCCGGCCCTCCTTCAACTCCCACAAGCTGATCCAGTGCGACACGCTGGCGCGCAAGAAGCTGAAGGGGGACAAGGCCAAGGCCCGCTCCCTGGACCTGGAGCTGCTGGCCCCCGCCTGCGTggaggaaggggtggggccTCAGGCCGCTCGGGAGGCGGGCCCCGGCGCCAAGGCCTCGTCGAGCGGCAGCCAGGAGAGCGTGcgcccggccccggccccggccccggctccgccccccaaccccgcccccgaCTCCGCCCCCCACAGGGCGAACGAGGCGGCCTCCTTCTCCCCCGGCGGGGGCGGGCAGGCCTCGCTGGCGGAGCAGGTGAGGGCGCGGCTCCTGGGCTCGGCGGAGGACGTGCGGGGCGTGGGCCTGCGCAAGCCCGTCTCCCCGGAGACGCGGCGCAAGAAGAGGGCGTGGCGCCGGCACACCGTGGTGGTCGGCACGGTCGGGGCGGGAGACGCGGCCGACGCCCCCCCCGCGGACGACGTCGCCCCCGGC
- the LOC118220575 gene encoding rho GTPase-activating protein 23-like isoform X3, producing the protein MNGVAFCLVGIPPYPETEAKGRRDGISSSNENARPVSGEGLAWQGPRTVVLHKNSQGFGFTLRHFIVYPPESALHTSLKDEENGNGKGYQRGRLEPMDTIFVKNVRERGPAHQAGLCTGDRLVKVNGESVLGKTYSQVIALIQNSESVLELSIMPKDEDVLQLVSAYSQDAYLKGNEPYTGGAQNLPDPPPASYPRGKTQQPPAGSPPMGQNQLDNWACGPSPPLDNRSGAGGAGGRQEGRGPEPGAGPGAVSPAQHGASGPPARGRSSSSGSALASPLYFHFANHNAAIASASQPHPHPHPRGAGGGGLSNSERCQQALTDWYYSQVPERAAVSAMPPRHRSYSQDRLAELGAGLGHHRAGWPHSASQDTLLLLQQPGSAPHADPYWGWGAPYGQPTCRARSENQLAAAYERYGRSTEALDRAAATALVSPRLERPAWLQQAPPGAEGQQRPSGNHRDGAAAPPAGRQTQQQQQQQQQQAAAGRSQPRRLPPQTMDDQPVGYRSYSPSFYRKAGRLMQAHSFRDPAYSGPHFSWTPTPKTSPPDGVSPAPPPPGSSSPPDPRDGTDRERAGPGLEVGVAQAQEVVLRQKPPTGRRTSHALRHPHYALPVDAAEPPGFPAEPRDAAAAPAAPPPGDAPARRANGSLPPLPVEDDSLASIPFIDEPTSPSADLRARHVPASSVVSSAMSSAPVVTTSPVSPTFTFPLTRLFSHDCSSIKASRRSSYLLAITTERSKSCDEGLNTFREEGRVFSRLPKRVKSFFTDGSLDSLGSAEEARSKRHSTSELGNISFSDVRKEGWLHYKQILTEKGKKVGGGIRPWKHVYSVLRSHSLFLYKDKREAVMHSAAAAGSGAGGAGHGEDEQPISIRGCLVDIAYSETKRKHALRLTTQDFCEYLLQAEDRDDMLGWIKVIRENSKTDSEDLSFSRQALINKKLNDYRKHSPTGSKPDASPRVPRMKPPFLLAKMENATGAPRSPKPDGKDESSPPKSPWGINIMKKAKKSGPKAFGVRLEDCQPGINNKFIPLIVEICCGLVEDMGLEYTGIYRVPGNNAVVSSLQDQLNKGVDINPTEEKWQDLNVISSLLKSFFRKLPEPLFTDDKYNDFIDANRMEDTKDRLKTMKKLIHDLPDHYYHTLKFLVGHLKTVADHAEKNKMEPRNLALVFGPTLVRTSEDNMTDMVTHMPDRYKIVETLIQHHAWFFNEGLDKDEKTPVDTADLQPVPNIDHLLSNIGRTGVMGEASDSTNSDSAKSKGSWGSKRDLNAKDFLSLSIISAVTRKRKKRPNARLLGSSTDEDSEHEPVKANRGGRGPETPKPQGAEGAGGGDTAPRAEGEEDEEEEEEEEEEDGKGKGEEVEEEEEEEESPGRRCEEEEEVAAEDGGVGAKARPWRGPEDARSIVSGYSTLSTLGRSLASEGRGDEADDEHSELVSETDNESGFASRSLTQERPEKPARPPRSFLYSHCKAPGSAPGPAPSPGPAPAARGPPRRTSDPGDGREGRARSATPSSSSFCSSAASSAPHRLHSRPSFNSHKLIQCDTLARKKLKGDKAKARSLDLELLAPACVEEGVGPQAAREAGPGAKASSSGSQESVRPAPAPAPAPPPNPAPDSAPHRANEAASFSPGGGGQASLAEQVRARLLGSAEDVRGVGLRKPVSPETRRKKRAWRRHTVVVGTVGAGDAADAPPADDVAPGDAPPNADAVAPVADGHVGVKPKGSHRGHEQHAVGQSVRLDPELTTGPAQRAPASRFHQYL; encoded by the exons GCAAAAGGGCGGAGAGATGGGATTTCGTCGTCCAACGAGAACGCGCGGCCGGTGTCGGGAGAGGGGCTGGCCTGGCAGGGCCCGCGGACCGTGGTCCTCCACAAGAACTCCCAGGGCTTCGGCTTCACGCTGCGCCACTTCATCGTGTACCCGCCGGAGTCCGCCCTGCACACCAGCCTCAAG gATGAGGAGAACGGGAACGGGAAGG GCTACCAGCGAGGTCGGCTGGAGCCTATGGACACCATCTTTGTGAAGAACGTGCGAGagagaggccccgcccaccaagCCGGCTTGTGCACAG GGGACCGGCTGGTGAAGGTCAACGGGGAAAGCGTCCTGGGGAAGACCTACTCCCAGGTGATCGCCCTGATCCAGAACAG TGAGAGTGTCCTGGAGCTATCTATCATGCCAAAAGATGAAGATGTGCTGCAGCTGGTAAGT GCGTACTCCCAGGATGCCTACCTGAAGGGCAATGAGCCGTACACGGGCGGAGCCCAGAACCTTCCGGACCCGCCGCCCGCCTCCTACCCTCGCGGCAagacccagcagccccccgCCGGGTCCCCTCCCATGGGCCAGAACCAGCTGGACAACTGGGCCTGCGGGCCGTCCCCTCCGCTGGACAACCGCTCCGGCGCGGGCGGCGCCGGGGGCCggcaggaggggcggggcccggaGCCGGGGGCGGGCCCCGGAGCCGTCAGCCCCGCCCAGCACGGCGCGAGCGGGCCGCCGGCGCGGGGCCGCTCGTCGTCCTCGGGGTCGGCCCTGGCGAGCCCGCTGTACTTCCACTTCGCCAACCACAACGCCGCCATCGCCTCGGCCtcgcagccccacccccacccccacccccgcggcGCCGGCGGCGGAGGCCTGAGCAACAGCGAGCGCTGCCAGCAGGCCCTGACGGACTGGTACTACAGCCAGGTGCCCGAGCGCGCCGCCGTGTCCGCCATGCCCCCGCGCCACCGCAGCTACTCGCAGGACCGGCTGGCcgagctgggggcggggctgggccaCCACCGGGCCGGCTGGCCCCACAGCGCCTCCCAGgacaccctgctgctgctgcagcagcccggctccgccccccacgCCGACCCCTACTGGGGCTGGGGCGCCCCCTACGGGCAGCCCACGTGCCGGGCGCGCTCGGAGAACCAGCTGGCGGCCGCGTACGAGCGCTACGGCCGCTCCACGGAGGCGCTGGACCGGGCGGCGGCAACGGCGCTGGTCTCGCCCCGGCTGGAGCGGCCGGCCTGGCTGCAGCAGGCCCCGCCCGGGGCCGAGGGCCAGCAGAGGCCCTCGGGGAACCACCGCGACGGCGCTGCGGCGCCCCCCGCTGGCCGGCagacccagcagcagcagcagcagcagcagcagcaggcggcGGCGGGCCGCTCCCAGCCGCGCCGGCTCCCGCCGCAGACGATGGACGACCAGCCGGTGGGCTACCGCAGCTACAGCCCGTCCTTCTACCGCAAGGCGGGCCGCCTGATGCAGGCCCACTCCTTCAGGGACCCCGCCTACTCGGGGCCCCACTTCTCCTGGACGCCCACCCCCAAAACCAGCCCCCCGGACGGCGTctcgcccgccccgcccccgcccggcTCCTCGTCCCCGCCCGACCCCCGGGACGGGACGGACCGcgagcgggcggggccggggctggaggtgggcgtggcccaGGCTCAGGAGGTGGTGCTGCGGCAGAAGCCGCCCACTGGGAGGCGGACCTCCCACGCCCTGCGCCACCCGCACTACGCGCTGCCCGTCGACGCCGCCGAGCCGCCCGGCTTCCCCGCCGAGCCCcgggacgccgccgccgcgcccgccgccccgcccccgggaGACGCCCCCGCCCGCCGAGCCAATGGCAGCTTGCCTCCTCTCCCGGTGGAGGACGACTCGCTGGCCTCCATCCCGTTCATAG ATGAGCCGACGAGCCCGAGCGCCGACCTGCGTGCCCGCCACGTGCCCGCCTCCTCGGTGGTATCCAGCGCCATGAGCTCCGCGCCCGTCGTCACCACCAGCCCCGTCTCCCCCACCTTCACTTTCCCCCTCACAAGGCTCTTCTCCCACGACTGCA GCAGTATCAAGGCCAGCCGTCGCTCTTCCTACCTGCTGGCCATCACCACGGAGCGCTCCAAGTCATGTGACGAGGGCCTGAACACCTTCCGGGAGGAGGGCCGCGTCTTCTC GAGACTACCAAAAAGAGTTAAAAGCTTTTTCACTGATGGG tccctggACAGCCTGGGCTCCGCTGAGGAAGCCCGCTCCAAGCGCCACTCCACCtcggagctgggaaacatctcCTTCAGCGACGTGCGCAAGGAGGGCTGGCTGCACTACAAGCAGATCCTCACCGAGAAGGGCAAG AAGGTGGGCGGCGGCATCCGGCCGTGGAAGCACGTGTACTCGGTGCTGCGCTCGCACTCGCTCTTCCTCTACAAGGACAAGCGGGAGGCGGTCATGCACAGCGCGGCGGCGGCCGGCagtggggccgggggggcgggccACGGCGAGGacgagcagccaatcagcatccgcGGCTGCCTGGTGGACATCGCCTACAGCGAGACCAAGCGCAAGCACGCGCTGCGCCTGACCACGCAGGACTTCTGCGAGTACCTGCTGCAGGCTGAGGACCGCGACGACATGCTCGGCTGGATCAAGGTCATCCGCGAGAACAGCAAGACCGACAGCGAG GATCTGAGCTTCTCTCGGCAAGCACTTATCAATAAGAAGCTGAACGACTACAGGAAGCACAG tccAACGGGCAGCAAGCCGGACGCCTCCCCCAGGGTCCCCCGCATGAAGCCGCCGTTCCTCCTGGCCAAGATGGAGAACGCCACGGGGGCTCCCCGCTCGCCCAAACCGGACGGCAAAG ACGAGAGCAGCCCCCCCAAGTCGCCGTGGGGGATCAACATCATGAAGAAGGCCAAGAAGTCCGGGCCCAAGGCCTTCGGGGTGCGACTGGAGGACTGCCAGCCTGGCATCAACAACAAG TTCATCCCCCTGATAGTGGAGATCTGCTGTGGGCTGGTGGAGGACATGGGCCTGGAGTACACTGGGATCTACAGAGTCCCCGGGAACAACGCCGTGGTGTCCAGCCTGCAGGACCAACTCAACAAGGGCGTCGATATCAACCCCACAGAAGAG AAATGGCAAGATCTGAATGTTATCAGTAGTTTGCTCAAGTCCTTCTTCAGGAAGCTTCCGGAACCCCTGTTCACGGATG ACAAGTATAACGACTTCATTGATGCGAACCGCATGGAGGACACAAAGGACAGGCTGAAGACCATGAAGAAACTG ATCCACGACTTGCCGGATCACTACTACCACACCTTGAAGTTCTTGGTGGGCCACTTGAAGACAGTAGCAGATCATGCAGAGAAGAATAAG ATGGAGCCGCGTAACCTGGCCCTGGTTTTTGGCCCCACGCTGGTACGCACCTCGGAGGACAACATGACCGACATGGTGACCCACATGCCCGACCGCTACAAAATCGTGGAGACGCTCATCCAGCAC catgcctggTTTTTCAACGAGGGGTTGGACAAGGACGAGAAG acCCCGGTGGACACGGCGGACCTTCAGCCCGTCCCGAACATCGACCACCTGCTGTCCAACATCGGGAGGACGGGCGTGATGGGGGAGGCCTCAG ACTCAACCAACAGCGACTCAGCTAAATCCAAG GGCTCATGGGGGTCAAAGCGGGATCTGAACGCCAAGGACTTCCTCTCGCTGTCCATCATATCCGCCGTCACCCGCAAGCGCAAGAAGCGGCCCAACGCCCGCCTACTGGGCAGCAGCACGGACGAGGACTCGGAGCACGAGCCGGTCAAGGCCaaccggggggggcggggccccgaaACGCCCAAGCcgcagggggcggagggggcggggggaggcgaCACGGCGCCCAGAGCGGAAGGCgaggaggacgaagaggaggaggaggaggaagaggaggaagacgggaaaggaaaaggggaggaggtggaggaggaggaggaggaggaggagtcccCGGGGAGGCGgtgcgaggaagaggaggaggtcgCGGCGGAGGACGGCGGGGTGGGGGCCAAGGCGCGGCCCTGGCGGGGCCCGGAGGACGCGCGCTCCATCGTGTCGGGCTACTCCACGCTCTCCACGCTGGGCCGCAGCCTGGCCTCGGAGGGCCGCGGGGACGAGGCGGACGACGAGCACAGCGAGCTGGTGAGCGAGACGGACAACGAGAGCGGCTTCGCCTCGCGCTCCCTCACCCAGGAGCGGCCCGAGAAGCCGGCCCGCCCGCCGCGCAGCTTCCTGTACTCCCACTGCAAAgcgcccggctccgcccccggccccgcccccagccctggccccgcccccgcggccCGCGGGCCTCCCCGCCGCACCTCGGACCCGGGCGacgggagggagggcagggcgCGCTCGGCCAcgccctcgtcctcctccttctgctcctccgccgcctcctccgcccCGCACAGGCTCCACAGCCGGCCCTCCTTCAACTCCCACAAGCTGATCCAGTGCGACACGCTGGCGCGCAAGAAGCTGAAGGGGGACAAGGCCAAGGCCCGCTCCCTGGACCTGGAGCTGCTGGCCCCCGCCTGCGTggaggaaggggtggggccTCAGGCCGCTCGGGAGGCGGGCCCCGGCGCCAAGGCCTCGTCGAGCGGCAGCCAGGAGAGCGTGcgcccggccccggccccggccccggctccgccccccaaccccgcccccgaCTCCGCCCCCCACAGGGCGAACGAGGCGGCCTCCTTCTCCCCCGGCGGGGGCGGGCAGGCCTCGCTGGCGGAGCAGGTGAGGGCGCGGCTCCTGGGCTCGGCGGAGGACGTGCGGGGCGTGGGCCTGCGCAAGCCCGTCTCCCCGGAGACGCGGCGCAAGAAGAGGGCGTGGCGCCGGCACACCGTGGTGGTCGGCACGGTCGGGGCGGGAGACGCGGCCGACGCCCCCCCCGCGGACGACGTCGCCCCCGGC